From the genome of Candidatus Defluviilinea proxima:
AACTAACCATCAACACGATCGGCGCCAGAATCCCGCCCGAGATGATCGCACCCGCCAGCCACTTGATATCGGGCGGCTTGATGCCTGCTTCCACTTCTTTGGCGCGCATGCGTTGAGTCAGCTTGACGAGTGCAATCCCTGTTCCGCTTCCAATATACAAGAACGCCGCGAGGAAGATCGGCGCAATGTCACCTAACAATAATTTTGCAATAGGTGCACTTGCCCCGAAAAATATCGCGGCGAGTAAGGCTTGGAAAATGAACGGTAGATTGGATGATTTCATTAGCATCTAACGTTCTTCCCGTATCCCTGCTCCGCTAAAACCTTTCCATCCTCAAAAGCGACTTGTCCGCGTAACACAACTTTTTTCACTTTACCTTTGACCTTCCAGCCTTCGAACGGAGTCCAGTTACAGCGCGTGAATTGATCATCTGCTTTGATTTCATAGACGGCATCTTCGTCTACTTCGATCCATGTTTCAGGTTGTTCGGGGATGCTGAATATCTTTCGCGGATTAATAACTGACTTTTGAATAACATCGTCAATGGTCAATACCCTTCGGGCACGATGTCGTCCATCGTCCACCGCTGTGAGTAATAAAGGAAGTAATGTTTCCAGCCCAGGGAATCCGGGCGGGGGATTGTCGGAGTCTTTTTCTTCGATTGTGTGCGGGGCGTGGTCGGTGGCGAAACAGTCGATCACGTCCATGTTTGCCCATAAGGCATCTACATCTTCTTGCGTGGCGAGGCGCGGGCGGACTTCACCGCGTCCGGGATGTCCGTGCGAGATGGCGGGAATATCTTCTTTTGTAAGAAACAAATGATGCGGACATACTTCACACGTCACTTTAATGCCACGTTCTTTGGCGGCTTTGATGAGCAGAACTTCTTCTTTCAATGAGATATGTGCGATGTGAACGGGACGATCATAGATGGCGGCGAATAATATCCCTGCCGCCATGGTCCGTGATTCGGAATGAAGGACAACAGGAAATTTTTTAGGGAAGTTTTGAAAATGTGGCATCCACAGAGTCATGTCATCAAGGCGGAGTTCGCCAAAGGTGGAGTCAAGGTACATTTTCAGGCCAGCGGTTTTATGTGCAATCTCATGTAAGGGACGGCGGCTGCCGCCCCCTACGGCATTATCTGGCCCCGCGCCGACGTATTGTCCGTAGTCACAACGGGCTTTGCTTTTTGCGGCATCGAGCGCGAGGTTAAGAGTCGCTTCATCGAAGATGGGAGGTTTGGTATTGGGCATACCAAGGATCGTTGTCACACCGCCAGCGAGGGCAGCTTGGGTGACGGTATCCCAATCTTCTTTATGGGTTTGTCCGGGTTCGCGGACGTGGACGTGAGGGTCAATCAGGCCGGGGAGTTTGAGCATGTTATACTCTCTTAATTCGAATAAAAACGTTAACTTGATTTTAGCAGGCTATTAATACCTTGATGTTACATTTACTATATGGCTACTATAACAATGTCACAATATAAAAGTTCAAAGGATGCATCTGGCTCTTGGATAGTGATTCTGCTGCAAGGCGTGATCTCTCTCTTCAAGAATATCGTGTCTGTCATCCTGCTGTTGATTACTACAATATTTTTTCGATGGGTAAATGGAAAGCAGTCCGAGTATGATGATTTGGAAGATAAACCAAAACATTGAGTAAGTACGTTGTTAATTTGGCAGACAGGTATGCCAAGGCATTAGCGGGGAGTTTGATCATGGTATTAGGTTCCAGGTGAAATAAAAGTTGTTGAGCAGGGTCAGCTTCAAGTTAAGAAAGATGCGGACATGATAATGGGGATCGAATGCGTGAGTCACATCCAATCCCCATTGTACAACGTTGAAGAGCGAGTCTATTAGTCGCCGCGGACTGCCGGGGCTTTGAAGATCAAGAAGATCGTGTTGACGAAGATGCCGAGAATGGCGGCGAAGACGATGGCGGGGATGCCACTGGGGAAGATGTATGGCACGTTGAAGGGGAATACACCATTGGGCAGAGCAAGGTTACCGCCGATACCGCAGACGAGAATGATCGCGCCGACTGCAAGTTGTTTCGGGTCGAAGAGGTTGACCTTCTCTGATTGAATGAGCGCAACGCCTTGCATACCGATCACACCGAAGAGATAGATGCTCAAGCCACCGACAACTGCGGCAGGCATGGTGTTGACCAGCGCCACGAGTTTGCCGAAGAAGCCAAGCACGATCGCCATTGCACCAGCGGTCATGAGGACGGCGGTGGAGTAGTTGCGTGTGATCGCCATGAGCGAGTTGTTCTCACCATAGTTTGTGCCAGCCGCGCCGCCCAATAAACCGACGACGATATCATCTGAACCATCAGCGACGAGGTTAAGGCCGATGAGTTCTTTGATGTTGTAGGGCTTGCGTCCCATTTCGGCGGCGAGTTCATCAATGTAAAGGCTCATCTGATAC
Proteins encoded in this window:
- a CDS encoding amidohydrolase family protein yields the protein MLKLPGLIDPHVHVREPGQTHKEDWDTVTQAALAGGVTTILGMPNTKPPIFDEATLNLALDAAKSKARCDYGQYVGAGPDNAVGGGSRRPLHEIAHKTAGLKMYLDSTFGELRLDDMTLWMPHFQNFPKKFPVVLHSESRTMAAGILFAAIYDRPVHIAHISLKEEVLLIKAAKERGIKVTCEVCPHHLFLTKEDIPAISHGHPGRGEVRPRLATQEDVDALWANMDVIDCFATDHAPHTIEEKDSDNPPPGFPGLETLLPLLLTAVDDGRHRARRVLTIDDVIQKSVINPRKIFSIPEQPETWIEVDEDAVYEIKADDQFTRCNWTPFEGWKVKGKVKKVVLRGQVAFEDGKVLAEQGYGKNVRC